One Prolixibacteraceae bacterium DNA segment encodes these proteins:
- a CDS encoding DUF4494 domain-containing protein encodes MNTWFECRAKYVKIDETGREKKVNEAYLIDAVSFTEAESRIYKELEQMISGEFTVTKIAKTNIAEIIPTEDGDRWFKAKVTFISVDEDSGKEKKVSQHVLVLANDVKQAFERVESGMEGMTVDFEIPNVAESPIMDVFPYFSNGETAREEAEA; translated from the coding sequence ATGAATACTTGGTTTGAATGTAGAGCTAAATACGTAAAAATAGACGAGACTGGACGTGAAAAGAAAGTAAATGAAGCATATCTTATTGATGCTGTTTCTTTTACAGAAGCTGAAAGTCGTATCTATAAAGAGCTTGAACAAATGATAAGCGGTGAGTTCACTGTAACAAAAATCGCAAAAACCAATATTGCAGAGATCATTCCAACAGAAGATGGAGATCGTTGGTTCAAAGCTAAAGTTACTTTTATCTCAGTGGACGAGGATAGCGGAAAAGAGAAAAAAGTTTCTCAACACGTATTGGTTCTTGCGAATGATGTAAAACAAGCTTTTGAGCGTGTTGAATCAGGAATGGAAGGTATGACAGTGGATTTTGAAATCCCTAACGTTGCAGAAAGTCCAATTATGGATGTTTTCCCATACTTTTCAAACGGAGAAACAGCAAGAGAAGAAGCTGAGGCATAA